One region of Acanthopagrus latus isolate v.2019 chromosome 24, fAcaLat1.1, whole genome shotgun sequence genomic DNA includes:
- the lancl1 gene encoding glutathione S-transferase LANCL1, with amino-acid sequence MDTRALRNPYGDYDGSPQCTQALFDNHGKITSEFAQRLSGKINELLAVMENGLKSADPKDCTSYTGWAGIALLYLHLHNVFNNPSCLHKALEYVEHSLRCLTRRHDITFLCGDTGPLAVAAVVYHRLQRVQETDECINRLLQFHQTVVKGSGGLPDELLYGRMGYLYSLVFINQQLGQDRIPLQYIQQISESVLVSGEHLSRKFRVQNQSPLMYEWYQEQYVGAAHGLAGIYYYLMQPGFVSSEEYVHRLVKPSVDHVCRLRFPSGNYPPCIGDDRDLLVHWCHGSPGVVYMLLQAYRAFGVPHYLDAALQCGEVVWHYGLLKKGYGLCHGAAGNAYTFLALYRHTRDPKHLYRACVFADWCMNYGRHGCRTPDTPFSLFEGMAGTIYFLADLLDPMRARFPGFEV; translated from the exons ATGGACACCAGAGCTCTGAGGAATCCGTACGGCGACTATGATGGGAGCCCTCAGTGCACGCAGGCTCTGTTTGACAATCATGGAAAG ATCACATCAGAGTTCGCCCAGCGGCTCAGTGGGAAGATCAACGAGCTGTTAGCTGTCATGGAGAACGGGCTGAAGTCTGCAGACCCGAAAGACTGCACTAGCTACACCGGCTGGGCAG GGATCGCTCTGCTCTACCTGCACCTCCACAATGTCTTCAACAACCCCTCCTGCCTCCATAAAGCTCTAGAATACGTCGAGCACAGTCTGAGGTGCCTGACCCGGCGTCATGACATCACCTTCCTGTGCGGGGATACTGGACCGCTGGCTGTCGCTGCTGTGGTCTACCACCGCCTGCAGAGGGTGCAAGAGACCGACGAGTGCATCAACAG aCTGCTGCAGTTTCACCAGACTGTAGTGAAAGGATCGGGCGGGCTGCCTGACGAGCTGCTCTACGGGAGGATGGGATACCTCTACTCCCTCGTCTTCATCAACCAGCAGCTCGGGCAGGACCGCATCCCTCTGCAGTACATCCAGCAG ATCAGCGAGTCCGTGCTGGTGTCGGGCGAGCACCTCAGCAGGAAGTTCAGGGTGCAGAACCAGAGCCCCCTGATGTACGAGTGGTATCAGGAGCAGTATGTCGGCGCCGCCCACGGCCTGGCCGGCATCTACTACTATCTCATGCAG CCCGGCTTCGTCAGCTCGGAGGAGTACGTGCACCGGCTGGTGAAGCCCAGCGTCGACCACGTCTGCCGCCTCCGGTTCCCCTCCGGAAACTACCCTCCCTGCATCGGGGATGACCGGGACCTGCTGGTCCACTGGTGCCACGGATCTCCTGGGGTGGTCTACATGCTCCTGCAGGCATACAGG GCCTTCGGAGTGCCTCACTACCTGGACGCAGCGCTGCAGTGTGGAGAGGTGGTGTGGCACTACGGCTTGCTGAAGAAGGGCTACGGCCTGTGTCACGGCGCGGCAGGGAACGCCTACACCTTCCTGGCCCTCTACCGGCACACTCGAGACCCCAAGCACCTTTACAGAGCCTGCGTG TTTGCAGACTGGTGCATGAACTACGGCAGACATGGATGCCGAACGCCAGACACTCCCTTCTCCCTGTTCGAAG GCATGGCCGGCACCATCTACTTCTTGGCCGACCTCCTTGACCCGATGAGAGCGAGGTTCCCGGGCTTCGAGGTGTAA